One Georgenia wutianyii DNA segment encodes these proteins:
- a CDS encoding 4-hydroxy-3-methylbut-2-enyl diphosphate reductase → MPARTPGVTAVPGRRILLAAPRGYCAGVDRAVDAVEKALEHYGAPIYVRKEIVHNKYVVETLTERGAIFVDETDEVPEGARVVFSAHGVSPAVHAAAASRNLATIDATCPLVTKVHKEAVRFAGDDMDILLIGHDGHEEVEGTQGEAPDHIQVVNSPDEVDQVVVRDPSRVVWLSQTTLSVDETMETVRRLRERFPALQDPPSDDICYATQNRQVAVKRMAPECDVVIVVGSSNSSNSVRLVEVALEAGARASYRVDRADEMDLAWFDGATTVGLTSGASVPEILVRDVVTRLGELGFGEVEEVRTATEDITFSLPKNLRADLKAAGGPADRPRRGGRRALRVEAR, encoded by the coding sequence GTGCCGGCCCGCACCCCGGGCGTCACTGCCGTCCCCGGCCGCCGGATCCTCCTCGCCGCGCCGCGCGGGTACTGCGCGGGCGTCGACCGTGCCGTCGACGCGGTGGAGAAGGCGCTGGAGCACTACGGCGCACCGATCTACGTCCGCAAGGAGATCGTCCACAACAAGTACGTCGTCGAGACGCTCACCGAGCGCGGGGCGATCTTCGTCGACGAGACCGACGAGGTGCCCGAGGGTGCACGCGTCGTCTTCTCCGCCCACGGTGTCTCCCCGGCGGTCCACGCCGCGGCCGCCTCCCGCAACCTCGCGACGATCGACGCGACCTGCCCCCTGGTGACGAAGGTGCACAAGGAGGCCGTGCGCTTCGCCGGCGACGACATGGACATCCTCCTCATCGGCCACGACGGCCACGAGGAGGTCGAGGGCACCCAGGGCGAGGCGCCGGACCACATCCAGGTCGTCAACTCCCCGGACGAGGTCGACCAGGTCGTCGTGCGCGACCCCTCGCGCGTCGTGTGGCTGTCGCAGACGACGCTGTCCGTCGACGAGACGATGGAGACCGTCCGGCGACTGCGTGAGCGCTTCCCCGCGCTGCAGGACCCGCCGAGCGACGACATCTGCTACGCCACGCAGAACCGCCAGGTCGCGGTCAAGCGGATGGCCCCGGAGTGCGACGTCGTCATCGTCGTCGGCTCGTCGAACTCCTCGAACTCGGTGCGGCTCGTCGAGGTCGCCCTCGAGGCCGGTGCCCGCGCCTCCTACCGCGTGGACAGGGCCGACGAGATGGACCTCGCGTGGTTCGACGGCGCGACGACGGTCGGACTCACGTCCGGCGCGTCGGTGCCCGAGATCCTCGTGCGCGACGTCGTCACCCGGCTCGGCGAGCTCGGCTTCGGGGAGGTCGAGGAGGTCCGTACGGCGACGGAGGACATCACGTTCTCGCTGCCGAAGAACCTGCGCGCCGACCTCAAGGCCGCCGGCGGCCCCGCCGACCGGCCACGTCGCGGGGGACGTCGCGCGTTGCGCGTCGAGGCCCGCTGA